In Leeia aquatica, a single window of DNA contains:
- the apbC gene encoding iron-sulfur cluster carrier protein ApbC: MAFSEQAVREVLQQQIDPNTGKDLISSKAVKRLHLDGNTVQLELAMPYPGQRFFPQFAEQIRQAVQAATGTGAVQVQIRSEIVAHAAQRGVPHIPGVKNVIAVASGKGGVGKSTTAVNLALALAAEGARVGMLDADIYGPSQPTMLGVESVRPESPDGKHMTPVQGHGLQIMSIGFLIDPEQPMVWRGPMVTQALLQLINETQWDNLDYLVVDLPPGTGDIQLTLAQKVPLTGAVIVTTPQDIALIDARKGLKMFEKVNVPILGIVENMSMHICSNCGHAEPIFGEGGGARMGQDYKVELLGQLPLDLGIRRSTDAGSPTVVAEPDGQIADIYRQIARRVAVRVGDMQQDFSAKFPKIVIQQN; this comes from the coding sequence ATGGCATTCAGCGAACAGGCAGTACGCGAGGTACTGCAACAGCAGATCGACCCCAATACCGGCAAGGACCTGATCAGCAGCAAAGCCGTCAAACGCCTGCACCTGGACGGCAATACCGTGCAGCTGGAGCTGGCCATGCCCTATCCCGGGCAGCGTTTTTTCCCGCAATTTGCTGAGCAGATCCGTCAGGCGGTGCAGGCCGCGACCGGCACCGGGGCCGTGCAGGTGCAGATCCGCAGCGAGATTGTGGCGCATGCCGCGCAGCGGGGCGTGCCGCATATTCCGGGCGTGAAGAATGTGATTGCAGTGGCCAGCGGCAAGGGTGGCGTCGGCAAATCGACAACCGCTGTCAATCTGGCACTGGCGCTGGCTGCGGAGGGTGCGCGCGTGGGGATGCTGGATGCGGATATCTATGGCCCCAGCCAGCCGACCATGCTGGGGGTGGAGAGTGTTCGTCCCGAGTCACCTGACGGCAAACACATGACGCCGGTGCAAGGCCACGGCCTGCAGATCATGTCCATCGGTTTTCTGATTGATCCGGAGCAGCCGATGGTCTGGCGTGGTCCGATGGTCACCCAGGCGCTGCTGCAATTGATCAACGAAACGCAGTGGGACAATCTGGACTATCTGGTGGTGGACCTGCCACCCGGCACCGGCGACATTCAGCTGACGCTGGCGCAGAAGGTGCCGCTGACCGGTGCCGTGATCGTGACCACGCCGCAGGACATTGCACTGATTGATGCCCGCAAGGGCTTGAAGATGTTCGAGAAAGTGAATGTGCCTATTCTCGGCATCGTGGAAAACATGAGCATGCACATTTGCTCCAACTGCGGACACGCTGAGCCGATCTTTGGCGAAGGGGGCGGTGCGCGCATGGGGCAGGACTACAAGGTTGAACTGCTGGGCCAGCTGCCGCTGGACTTGGGCATCCGCCGCAGCACGGATGCGGGCTCGCCGACGGTGGTGGCCGAGCCTGATGGGCAAATCGCGGATATCTACCGGCAGATTGCGCGCCGGGTGGCGGTACGGGTGGGCGACATGCAGCAGGATTTCAGCGCCAAATTCCCGAAGATTGTCATCCAGCAGAACTGA
- a CDS encoding putative bifunctional diguanylate cyclase/phosphodiesterase: MHLLQTVLPEQGWAWYVCGDFWLQRQAAAEPAQWPESLSLRELAEVCGQRHAGRWTTGWAEQPLGYLVVPGVESGDGVMQMVALRLGDLLQREQLRRTRRTQRALFQIAHLSSSEREPGRFLQQTHQIIRELMYVENFFVSLCDNDHKRIRFPYYADLVDVDHIPAPDEWESIDGEVVSLTGAVLSRGQVLSLTRAELNRALQAGELRCIGQPPEYWLGVPVHDGEGTVFGAVVTQSYLPEQVLSSEDRALFLAVAQHIGLGLDRILHRANLEEQVAARTVELSSLNQQLQLEVEERQRAEHLQSVLLTIAEISSRRGRLDDFYAELHKALQQLLHADNCYVALYDRETDLISFPYYVDGDNPVPADRHPANGLTECVIERGSPILLSQADVMTLREQGAVKSRRLDEQEPQSWLGAPLLDGDQVCGVLAVQSYDARHCYVPRDMELLSFVSAHIANAVTRRQAAAALDSAYQELENRVQQRTQELDEVNARLRYDNLHDTLTGLPNRSHLLSRIEQSLASKARFAVMFIDLDRFKVINDSMGHLAGDQLLIAAAQRLRECLRTEDLLARLGGDEFAVLAPDAPAKAAEKLAQRIVEMFDRPFTLMGQSVFTSCSIGIVTTDVQHRQTASDLLRDADIAMYQAKANGRDGYVLFSRMLRRKVSGQVETETALRRALKETSQLIPYYQPIADLDNGQVVALEALIRWRRGPDNILSPAAFLLEAEGSRLIGRIDLYMLEQVCRWLASHEARDCPPVHVNCSSYSMSRSELVDEVMALLHRYHVPPERIQLELTESALLADPDLAARTLDRLRANGIKVVLDDFGTGFSSLSYLHRFHFDALKIDRSFVLDVLNKPQSEAIIRTIVRLAETLGLDLVAEGVEDVAVLQRLKDIGVSKIQGYVLDRPVPAQDIQLTIWLERLRGFLQKATPKL, from the coding sequence TTGCACCTGCTGCAAACCGTGCTACCAGAGCAAGGTTGGGCTTGGTATGTCTGCGGCGATTTCTGGTTGCAGCGTCAGGCTGCGGCGGAGCCGGCGCAGTGGCCAGAAAGCTTGTCCCTGCGCGAGCTGGCCGAGGTGTGTGGGCAGCGGCATGCCGGGCGTTGGACCACCGGCTGGGCGGAGCAGCCGCTTGGCTATCTGGTGGTGCCGGGTGTGGAAAGCGGCGATGGTGTCATGCAGATGGTGGCCCTGCGCCTGGGCGACCTGCTGCAGCGTGAGCAGTTGCGGCGCACGCGACGTACCCAGCGTGCCTTGTTTCAGATCGCGCACCTCTCCAGCAGTGAGCGTGAACCTGGCCGCTTTCTGCAGCAGACACACCAGATCATTCGTGAGCTGATGTATGTGGAGAACTTCTTCGTCAGCCTGTGTGACAACGATCACAAGCGCATTCGCTTTCCCTACTATGCTGATCTGGTTGATGTGGACCACATTCCGGCACCCGATGAATGGGAGTCCATAGACGGCGAGGTGGTGTCACTGACCGGGGCGGTACTGTCACGCGGGCAGGTGCTGTCCTTGACGCGCGCGGAGCTGAACCGTGCTTTGCAAGCCGGTGAGCTGCGCTGTATTGGCCAGCCCCCGGAGTACTGGCTGGGTGTGCCGGTGCATGATGGTGAAGGCACTGTATTTGGTGCCGTGGTGACCCAGTCCTATTTGCCCGAACAGGTGCTCAGCTCGGAAGACCGGGCGCTCTTTTTGGCGGTGGCTCAGCATATCGGGCTCGGTCTGGATCGCATTCTGCACCGCGCCAATCTGGAGGAGCAGGTGGCGGCGCGGACGGTGGAGTTGTCATCATTGAACCAGCAATTGCAGCTGGAAGTGGAAGAGCGTCAGCGCGCCGAGCATTTGCAGTCCGTGCTGCTGACCATCGCCGAGATCTCCAGCCGTCGTGGCAGACTGGATGACTTCTATGCGGAGCTGCACAAGGCGCTGCAACAGTTGCTGCATGCTGACAACTGCTATGTGGCCTTGTATGACCGCGAAACCGATCTGATCAGTTTTCCCTACTATGTGGACGGGGACAACCCGGTGCCCGCAGATCGGCATCCCGCTAATGGGCTGACTGAGTGCGTGATTGAGCGAGGATCGCCCATCCTGCTGTCGCAGGCAGATGTTATGACCCTGCGGGAGCAAGGTGCCGTGAAGTCGCGGCGCCTCGATGAGCAGGAACCCCAGTCCTGGCTGGGAGCACCGTTGCTGGATGGTGACCAGGTATGTGGGGTGCTTGCCGTGCAAAGCTACGACGCGCGGCACTGCTATGTACCGCGCGATATGGAGCTGCTCAGTTTCGTCTCGGCCCATATCGCCAATGCGGTGACAAGACGTCAGGCTGCAGCGGCACTGGACTCGGCCTATCAGGAACTGGAGAACCGGGTGCAGCAGCGTACGCAGGAGCTGGACGAGGTCAATGCCCGGCTGCGCTATGACAATCTGCACGACACTCTGACCGGCCTGCCCAATCGCAGTCACCTGTTGAGCCGGATTGAGCAGTCGCTGGCCAGCAAGGCCCGCTTTGCCGTGATGTTCATTGATCTGGATCGTTTCAAGGTCATCAACGACAGCATGGGGCATCTGGCGGGCGACCAGCTCCTCATCGCCGCCGCGCAGCGGCTGCGTGAGTGTTTGCGCACAGAGGATTTGCTGGCCCGGCTCGGAGGGGATGAATTCGCCGTACTGGCTCCGGATGCGCCGGCCAAGGCGGCAGAAAAACTGGCTCAGCGTATTGTAGAGATGTTTGACCGCCCGTTTACCTTGATGGGGCAATCGGTCTTCACCAGCTGTAGTATCGGCATTGTGACCACAGATGTGCAGCATCGACAGACGGCCAGTGACTTGCTGCGTGATGCCGATATTGCCATGTATCAGGCCAAGGCCAATGGCCGCGATGGCTATGTGCTGTTCAGCCGCATGCTGCGGCGCAAGGTCAGCGGACAGGTGGAAACCGAGACCGCCTTGCGGCGGGCGCTGAAGGAAACCAGCCAGCTGATCCCGTACTATCAGCCGATCGCTGATCTGGACAATGGTCAGGTAGTGGCGCTGGAGGCGTTGATCCGCTGGCGCAGGGGGCCTGACAACATTTTGTCGCCCGCTGCCTTCTTGCTGGAGGCCGAAGGGTCTCGCCTGATTGGGCGTATCGACTTGTACATGCTGGAGCAGGTATGCCGCTGGTTAGCCAGTCACGAGGCCCGCGACTGTCCGCCGGTGCATGTTAATTGCTCCAGCTATAGCATGTCCCGCAGTGAGCTGGTGGATGAGGTGATGGCCTTGTTGCACCGTTATCACGTACCTCCTGAACGGATCCAGCTGGAGCTGACCGAGAGTGCCTTGCTGGCCGATCCTGATCTGGCAGCACGTACCCTGGATCGCTTGCGGGCCAATGGCATCAAGGTGGTGCTCGATGATTTTGGCACCGGCTTCTCCTCGCTCAGCTATTTGCACCGTTTTCACTTTGATGCGCTGAAGATCGACCGCTCGTTTGTGCTGGATGTGCTGAACAAACCCCAGAGTGAGGCCATCATCCGCACCATTGTACGTTTGGCGGAGACCTTGGGCCTGGATCTGGTGGCGGAGGGAGTGGAGGATGTGGCGGTCCTGCAGCGGCTGAAGGACATCGGGGTGTCCAAAATACAGGGCTATGTACTGGATCGACCGGTACCCGCGCAGGACATTCAGCTGACGATCTGGCTGGAGCGCCTGCGTGGCTTTTTGCAGAAAGCCACGCCAAAACTCTGA
- a CDS encoding response regulator transcription factor has product MRLFLAEDDTILADALCTGLGKHGFTVEWETDGAVAERRLLNGEFDLAILDIGLPSLDGLTLLRRVRMLKPSLPILLLTALDGLDNRVAGLDAGADDYLAKPFEFPELEARLRALMRRSHILPPSAQQFGELMLDRAAQRAWYAGTPLDLSARELAVLDILISRRDRVVTKEQIAEGLTEEPSEVGLNAIEVYIHRLRKKLEPCHVGIRTIRGLGYLLEQQGSEA; this is encoded by the coding sequence ATGCGCCTGTTTCTTGCAGAAGACGACACCATCCTGGCGGACGCGCTGTGCACCGGTCTGGGCAAGCATGGCTTTACGGTGGAGTGGGAGACCGATGGCGCGGTGGCTGAGCGGCGCTTGCTGAATGGAGAGTTTGACCTCGCCATTCTGGATATTGGCCTGCCCTCGCTGGATGGACTCACCCTGCTGCGGCGGGTTCGCATGCTCAAGCCCTCGCTGCCCATTCTGCTGCTCACCGCGCTGGACGGGCTGGACAACCGGGTGGCCGGGCTGGACGCGGGTGCGGATGATTACCTGGCCAAACCCTTCGAATTCCCCGAGCTGGAAGCCCGCTTGCGCGCCTTGATGCGTCGCAGCCATATCCTACCGCCTTCTGCTCAGCAGTTTGGCGAACTGATGCTGGACCGCGCTGCGCAACGCGCCTGGTACGCGGGTACCCCGCTGGATCTGTCGGCTCGCGAGCTGGCGGTGCTGGACATCCTGATCTCCCGGCGTGACCGGGTGGTGACCAAGGAACAGATCGCGGAAGGCTTGACCGAAGAGCCGAGCGAGGTGGGGCTGAACGCCATCGAGGTCTATATCCACCGGCTGCGCAAGAAACTGGAACCCTGCCATGTTGGTATCCGCACCATACGCGGCTTGGGTTATCTGCTGGAACAGCAGGGCAGCGAAGCGTGA
- a CDS encoding EamA family transporter, whose product MERWVGYAVVSMFFAGFTSVVAKQGLQGISAELGLTVRTLFVALFILLFAAQAVPLSSWQTLHGRNLLWLGLSGVTTAISWVFYYKALKAGDVATVALIDKGSVVVAMLLAWLLLREQISVRMLLGAALIVSGLLVIARK is encoded by the coding sequence ATGGAGCGCTGGGTGGGCTATGCCGTGGTATCCATGTTTTTTGCGGGCTTTACTTCTGTGGTCGCCAAGCAAGGGTTACAGGGCATCTCGGCGGAGCTGGGCTTGACCGTGCGTACGCTGTTTGTCGCCCTCTTCATTCTGCTGTTTGCCGCGCAAGCGGTACCACTGTCCAGCTGGCAGACCTTGCATGGGCGTAATCTGCTGTGGCTGGGCCTGTCGGGTGTGACCACCGCCATTTCCTGGGTGTTTTATTACAAGGCGCTGAAGGCCGGTGATGTGGCCACCGTGGCCCTGATCGACAAGGGGAGTGTCGTGGTGGCCATGCTGCTGGCCTGGTTGCTGCTGCGAGAGCAGATCAGCGTGCGCATGCTGCTGGGCGCTGCCTTGATTGTCAGCGGCTTGCTGGTGATTGCCCGCAAGTAG
- the dcd gene encoding dCTP deaminase, which translates to MSIKSDKWIRRMAEQHGMIEPFEPGQVKEVHGQRVVSYGTSSYGYDIRCANEFKIFTNINSTIVDPKDFDHNNFVDFQGDVCIIPPNSFALARTVEYFRIPREVLTICLGKSTYARCGIIVNVTPFEPEWEGYVTLEFSNTTPLPAKIYANEGCAQVLFFEADADDVCETSYRDRGGKYQGQVGVTLPKT; encoded by the coding sequence ATGTCCATCAAGTCCGACAAGTGGATACGCCGCATGGCCGAGCAACACGGCATGATCGAGCCCTTTGAGCCGGGCCAGGTGAAAGAAGTTCACGGACAGCGTGTGGTGTCATATGGTACCTCCAGTTATGGCTATGACATACGTTGCGCCAATGAATTCAAAATCTTCACCAATATCAACAGCACCATCGTGGACCCCAAGGATTTCGACCACAACAACTTTGTCGATTTTCAGGGTGACGTCTGCATCATCCCGCCGAATTCCTTTGCCTTGGCGCGCACGGTAGAGTATTTCCGCATCCCGCGCGAAGTGCTGACCATTTGCCTGGGCAAGTCCACCTACGCCCGCTGCGGCATCATCGTCAACGTCACCCCGTTTGAGCCGGAGTGGGAAGGCTATGTGACGCTGGAGTTCTCCAACACCACGCCGCTGCCTGCCAAGATTTATGCCAATGAAGGTTGCGCGCAGGTGCTGTTCTTCGAAGCGGATGCTGATGATGTCTGCGAAACCTCCTACCGCGACCGCGGTGGCAAATACCAAGGGCAGGTGGGTGTCACCTTGCCCAAAACCTGA
- a CDS encoding sensor histidine kinase yields the protein MTQRWAKANLGPRKLSLRRLLLIWLLLPQLVLWVAGAWVSYNVALRYANIAIDRSLWQSSKALARQVQPLGGGLYIDFPKAAQQILEEDPDDRVYYMVSTPPGRFILGNRNLPPVPSRQSVHLNDPFFYDGKLGSLTVRVAALYLNYGSVKQPQLLLVQVAKGVVAREELAREILYATVVPLSILMGLTSVLVWSGISRGLNPLRRLRRQVENRNPQDLAPIELHSAPDEVRSLAEALNALLGAVNHSISVQRRFIGDAAHQLRTPLAGLKSQTELAMQETDPAQLRERLQRVHTSATRSIHLVNQLLTLARAEPEQEHALLRAPVELGKLLREVTAEAVPRALQAGVDLGCEVGAEAVHIAGNSALLRELLLNLIDNANRYVGQNGTVTVRLRREGDKAVVEVEDDGPGIAEADKERVFERFYRGVQTGNGCGLGLAIVQEIARRHAAEVLLQDVVPHGLRVQVRFPLEAD from the coding sequence GTGACCCAGCGCTGGGCCAAAGCCAATCTGGGGCCCAGGAAGCTGTCCTTGCGGCGGCTGCTGTTGATCTGGTTGCTGCTGCCTCAGCTGGTACTGTGGGTGGCGGGGGCTTGGGTCAGCTACAACGTGGCCTTGCGCTACGCCAATATCGCGATTGACCGCAGCCTGTGGCAATCCAGTAAAGCCTTGGCCCGGCAGGTGCAGCCGCTGGGCGGCGGCCTGTATATTGACTTCCCCAAGGCGGCACAGCAGATTCTGGAAGAAGACCCGGATGACCGGGTGTACTACATGGTCAGCACCCCTCCGGGCCGTTTTATCCTGGGCAACCGTAATTTGCCACCGGTACCGTCACGCCAGAGCGTGCACCTGAATGATCCCTTCTTTTACGATGGCAAACTGGGCAGCCTGACCGTCCGCGTGGCGGCGTTGTACCTCAACTATGGCTCGGTTAAACAGCCGCAGTTGCTGCTGGTGCAGGTGGCCAAGGGGGTGGTGGCGAGGGAAGAGCTGGCGCGCGAGATTCTGTACGCCACCGTGGTGCCCCTGTCCATCCTGATGGGCCTGACCAGCGTGCTGGTGTGGAGCGGGATCAGCCGTGGCCTTAACCCCTTGCGGCGCCTGCGCCGGCAGGTCGAGAATCGCAACCCGCAAGATCTGGCACCAATCGAATTGCACAGCGCGCCGGACGAGGTGCGCTCGCTGGCCGAGGCGCTGAATGCCCTGCTGGGCGCCGTCAACCACAGTATCAGTGTGCAGCGCCGCTTTATCGGCGATGCTGCGCACCAGCTGCGCACGCCGCTGGCAGGGCTGAAATCACAGACTGAACTGGCCATGCAGGAAACTGACCCTGCCCAGCTGCGCGAGCGCTTGCAGCGGGTGCATACCAGTGCCACCCGCAGCATTCACCTGGTCAACCAGCTGTTGACGCTGGCCCGGGCAGAGCCTGAGCAGGAGCATGCCTTGCTGCGGGCACCGGTGGAGCTGGGCAAGCTGTTACGGGAAGTGACCGCCGAGGCTGTACCCCGTGCCTTGCAGGCCGGGGTGGATCTGGGGTGCGAGGTCGGGGCGGAGGCGGTGCACATTGCGGGCAATAGTGCGCTGTTGCGCGAGTTGCTGCTGAACCTGATCGATAATGCCAACCGCTATGTTGGGCAAAACGGTACGGTGACCGTCCGCTTGCGTCGGGAGGGCGACAAGGCCGTGGTTGAAGTGGAGGATGACGGACCGGGCATCGCCGAAGCGGACAAGGAGCGCGTGTTCGAGCGCTTCTATCGAGGGGTGCAAACGGGTAATGGTTGCGGACTGGGCCTGGCCATCGTACAGGAAATCGCCCGCCGTCATGCCGCCGAAGTGCTGCTGCAGGATGTGGTGCCGCACGGCTTGCGGGTGCAGGTCCGTTTCCCGCTGGAGGCGGACTGA
- the metG gene encoding methionine--tRNA ligase yields the protein MTTPPFAKRQILVTSALPYANGPIHLGHMLEQIQTDIWVRFQKMRGHECYYICADDTHGAPIMLRAEKEGITPEALVARSLVEHRQDSAGFLIQHDNYYSTHSDENRSYAEIIYAALKANDKIAVRTINQLFDPEKEMFLPDRYVKGECPKCGAKDQYGDACEVCGTTYAATELKNPYSAVSGATPVLRESEHYFFRLTECSDMLRDWTRGETTLADGRVQPHLQPESLNKMNEWIEGGLSDWDISRDAPYFGFPIPGTDGKKFFYVWLDAPIGYMASFRNLCDRIGLDFNTFFGKDSKAELYHFIGKDILYFHALFWPAMLHFSGFRKPTGVFAHGFVTVDGAKMSKSRGTFINAGAYLKHLSPEYLRYYFAAKLNNRIEDIDLNLEDFVARVNSDLVGKFVNIASRSAGFISKRFAGKLAAQLDDTRLLEKLQAASEEIAAHYEARDYAKALRDIMALTDLANQYVDEMKPWELAKLEGADHQLQQVCSVALNLFRLLTLYLKPVLPALTEKVEGFLCISPLTWQDAGSLLLGHTIQPYQHLMTRIDKKQVDAMIEDNKQALAAAAEPAAAEPAASAVEPIADTVGIDDFSKVDLRIARIVNAEHVEGAAKLLKLTLDIGSETRTVFSGIKAHYDPVSLIGKHTVMIANLAPRKMKFGLSEGMVLAASGSSDDSGVFLLEPHEGALPGMRIR from the coding sequence ATGACCACGCCTCCTTTTGCCAAACGCCAGATTCTGGTCACCAGCGCCCTGCCCTATGCCAACGGCCCGATCCACCTCGGCCACATGCTGGAGCAGATCCAGACCGACATCTGGGTGCGCTTCCAGAAAATGCGCGGGCATGAGTGCTATTACATCTGTGCGGACGACACCCACGGTGCGCCCATCATGCTGCGCGCCGAAAAGGAAGGCATCACGCCCGAAGCGCTGGTGGCACGCTCACTGGTAGAGCACCGGCAAGATTCGGCAGGCTTCCTGATCCAGCACGACAACTACTACAGCACGCACTCGGATGAAAACCGCAGCTACGCCGAAATCATCTACGCGGCGCTGAAAGCCAATGACAAGATTGCCGTACGCACCATCAACCAGCTGTTCGACCCGGAAAAGGAAATGTTCCTGCCGGACCGCTACGTCAAAGGTGAATGCCCGAAGTGTGGCGCCAAGGACCAGTATGGGGACGCCTGCGAAGTCTGCGGCACCACCTACGCCGCCACCGAACTGAAGAACCCCTACTCGGCGGTATCGGGTGCCACACCGGTACTGCGTGAATCCGAGCATTACTTCTTCCGGCTGACCGAGTGCAGCGACATGCTTCGTGACTGGACCCGTGGCGAAACCACGCTGGCGGATGGTCGTGTGCAGCCACACCTGCAGCCGGAATCGCTGAACAAGATGAATGAGTGGATCGAGGGGGGCCTGTCCGACTGGGACATCAGCCGTGATGCGCCCTACTTCGGTTTTCCGATTCCAGGCACCGACGGCAAGAAGTTCTTCTACGTCTGGCTGGATGCACCAATTGGCTACATGGCTTCGTTTCGCAACCTGTGCGACCGCATCGGGCTGGATTTCAATACCTTCTTCGGCAAAGACAGCAAAGCGGAGCTGTATCACTTTATCGGCAAGGACATTCTCTACTTCCACGCCCTGTTCTGGCCCGCCATGCTGCACTTCAGTGGCTTCCGCAAGCCTACCGGGGTGTTCGCACACGGGTTTGTCACGGTCGATGGCGCCAAGATGTCCAAGTCGCGCGGTACCTTCATCAACGCAGGGGCTTACCTCAAGCACCTGAGTCCGGAATACCTGCGCTATTACTTTGCCGCCAAACTGAACAACCGTATCGAAGACATCGACCTGAATCTGGAAGACTTCGTGGCGCGGGTGAACAGCGATCTGGTTGGCAAGTTCGTCAACATTGCCAGCCGCAGCGCCGGTTTCATCAGCAAGCGCTTTGCCGGCAAGCTGGCAGCCCAGCTGGATGACACCCGCCTACTGGAAAAACTGCAGGCCGCCAGCGAAGAAATCGCAGCCCACTACGAAGCGCGCGATTACGCCAAAGCCCTGCGCGACATCATGGCGCTGACCGACTTGGCCAACCAGTACGTGGACGAGATGAAACCGTGGGAGCTGGCCAAACTGGAAGGCGCGGATCACCAGCTGCAACAGGTCTGCAGCGTGGCGCTCAACCTGTTCCGCCTGCTCACCTTGTACCTGAAGCCGGTGCTGCCCGCGCTGACCGAAAAGGTGGAGGGCTTCCTCTGCATCAGCCCGCTGACCTGGCAGGATGCAGGCAGCTTGCTGCTGGGCCACACCATTCAGCCATACCAGCACCTGATGACCCGTATCGACAAGAAACAGGTAGACGCCATGATTGAAGACAACAAGCAGGCGCTGGCGGCGGCCGCCGAGCCAGCAGCGGCTGAACCGGCTGCCAGCGCGGTTGAGCCGATTGCCGACACTGTCGGCATTGACGATTTCAGCAAGGTGGACCTGCGCATTGCCCGTATCGTGAACGCCGAACACGTGGAAGGCGCGGCCAAGCTGCTCAAGCTGACGCTGGACATTGGCAGCGAAACCCGTACCGTGTTCTCCGGCATCAAGGCCCATTACGACCCGGTCAGCCTGATCGGCAAGCACACGGTGATGATCGCCAATCTGGCACCACGCAAGATGAAATTTGGGCTGTCGGAAGGCATGGTCCTGGCCGCCAGCGGTAGCAGCGATGACAGCGGCGTGTTCCTGCTGGAGCCGCATGAGGGCGCCTTACCTGGCATGCGTATCCGCTAA